Part of the Actinomycetota bacterium genome is shown below.
GGCGAGGACCGCCGTCGAGATGATGCCGTCGAGCACACGGGCCCTGGCCAGCGGCCGCTGGTACTCCCTGGCCTTCGCGACCTCGTCCGGCGAGAACCAATCCGCCGGGTCGGCCGGCAGCCTCTTGTACGTGTTGATCACCTGTCGCCACCCTCCTCGGCCGTCACGAACACCCTCGCGGCCACCTCTTCGGACAGCACCGCCTCCCGGCCCCCGATCCGGACACGCATCCCCGCCTCGGTGGCGCCCACGACCGTCACCTCCTGCATAGGCAGGATGCCGAGGGCGACCATCTCCCGCAAGACATCCTCTCGGTCGTCGCGGACCATGATCACGCGACCCCCCCGTCCGTCGGTGAGCGGACGGCCGGTTATCACACCCAGTCGTGCGCCCTGGCGAGGTATCGGGTGCCCGTGCGGGTCGGCGGCCGGACGGCCCATGGCGCGGTCGATGTCCTCCAGGGCCTCCGCGGACATCGAGTGCTCCAGCCGCTCCGCCTCCGGGTGCAGCTCGTCGATCGGGACCCCCTCCGCCTCCGCCAGGTAGGACTCTATGAGGCGGTGGGCCCGCACGAGCCGGACGGCCTCGTCACGGCCCTCCGACGTCGAGTGGGCACCGGTCGCGCCTCCTTGCAGCAGGCCCCGGCGCACGAGGCTGTCCATCCGTGAGGTCACGTCGTCGGGGCTGTGGCCGGTCCGTCCCGCGAGGGCCTCCGTGTCGGTGCGACCCCCCTCCTGCTCGGCCGTGAAGACGGCCTTGAGGATGTCCTCCTCGACCGTCCTGCGTCCCGTCCGCCTCCGGGCCACCGAGCGGGAGACGATCCCCCGGCGCGGCGCGAACAGGAAGACGGCGACGAAGACGAGGCTGGCCACGATCACGATGGCCGGTCCGGATGCCACGTCGAGGTAGAAGGAGCCGTACAGGCCCCCGACCGAGGAGACGAGCCCGATGACCGCCGCGATGAGCATCATCGAACGCAGCCGGTCGGCCAGCAGGTAGGCCGTCGCTCCGGGCGTTATGAGCATCGCGATGACGAGGACGAGCCCGACCGCCTGGAGCGCGGCGACGATCGTGGCCGACAGCAGCGCGGTGAACACGTAGTGCAGAGCGCCGACCGGTAGCCCGCTCGCCTGGGCCATCACGGGGTCGAAGCTCCAGAGCTGGAACTCCTTGAACAGGACGACCACCACGCCGATCACGAGGAGGCCGCTCGCAGCGGTCAGGGCCAGATCGACCGGGCCCACCCCGAGGACGTTCCCGAGCAGCACGTGGAACAGGTCGATCCCCCGCGGGCGGAGCAGGCTGATGATGGCGAGGCCGAGCGCGAAGGTGAACGTGAACGCGATGCCCATCGCGGCGTCGAGCTTCACCCGGCTGTTGCGCTCGACGAACGTGATGGCCACCCCGGTGAGAACGCCCACGATGAGCGCGCCCCAGAAGATGCCGACGTGTCCGGCGGCCACCCACCCCACCGCCACGCCGAGCAGGACCGCGTGGGCGACGGCGTCGCCCATGAGGGCCTGGCGCCGCACGACGAGGAGGCACGACAGCACGGCCGAGGTCACGCCGACGATGGCGGCCACGGCGAGGCCGTACCGCATGAACCCGTACCGCAGGAGCGGGTCGACCAGCACCTCGTAGAGGTTCAATGGCTCTCCTCGGTGAGCCGGGCCGCCTGCACCTCGACCCCCACCGAGGCGGGGACGCCGCCGTACGCGGTCGAGATCGTCTGGGGGTTGAAGACCTGGTGGACGGGTCCGTACGCCACCACCCGGCGGGCGAGCACGAGCAGCCGGTCGTACAGCCCGCCCACGGTCGCGAGGTCGTGGTTGACGACGACGACGGTCGCCCCCTCGTCCCTCAGCTGTCGGATCTGGCGGCGCAGCAGCTGCTCGGTGAGCGCGTCGATCCCGGCGAAGGGCTCGTCGAGCAGGAGGAGGCGGGCCTGCTGGGCGAGGGCCCGGGCCAGGAAGACCCGTTGCTGCTGTCCGCCCGAGAGCTCCCCGATCTGACGCTGGGCGAAGTCGGTCATGCCGACGCGGTCCAGCGCTTCGGCGACGAGCTCGTGGTCCCTCTTGCGCGGTCGTCGTCCGAGCCCCAGGTGGGGGTACCGGCCCATCGTCACCACCTCCGAGACGACGGCCGGATAGTCCCAGTCGATCTCCGAGCGCTGGGGCAGGTAGGCGATCTGGGACCGGACGGCGTCCACCGCTCGTCCGTCCACGCGGATCTCCCCCGAGTCGGCCGAGACCAGGCCGAGGACGGCCTTGATGAGCGAGGACTTGCCGGCTCCGTTCGGTCCGACGATCCCGCAGACCTCCCCCGGGCCGCACGAGAACCGGACGGACCGAAGGGCGGGAGCCCCGCCGTAGGAGACGGTCAGGTCCCGGACGTCGAGCCTCACCCTCGCGTCCTCCCACCGAGCCCGGACACGATCGCCCGCACGTTGGCGCGCATCATCCCGATGTAGGAGTCCGCGCCGCTCCCGGGCTCCCCGACCGAGTCGCCGTAGAGCGGCTCTCCGACCTCGACCCCGGCATCGCGCGCCACGCGCTGCATGATCCTGGGGTTGACGGTCGTCTCGATGAACACGGTTGGTACGGCGTGCGCCTTCACGTCGTCCACCAGCCGGGCCACCTCCTCGGCGGACGGCTCCCGCTCCGTGGAGATGCTCCAGATCGTGCCGACCACGTCGAGCCCGTACCGCTGTCCGAAGTAGCGGAAGGCGTCGTGGGTCGTCACGAGCTTCCGGTTGGGAGCCGGTATCGTCCCCACCTGCTCGGAGATCCAGGCGTCGAGCTCGTCCAGCTCGCGAAGGTAGGCGTCGGCGTTGTCGCGGTAGGTCTGGGCGCCCGCTGGGTCGAGCTCGACGAGGGCGTCGCGGGCGTTCGCCACGTAGCCGCGGGCGAGGTGGGGGTCCATCCAGAGGTGGGGATCGGGGTCCCCGCTGTACTGACCGGTCTGCGTGATCGTCGCGTCCAGGCCCTCGGTGAGCGTCACCACCCGGCTGCCCTCGATCAGCCGGTCCAGCCAGCGCTCCAGGCCGAGGCCGTTGCGGAAGACGACATCGGCCTCGGCCACCCGGCGGGGGTCCGACGGGACCGGCTCGTAGGTGTGAGGGTCCCCGCCGACGTGCACGATCGGCTCGACATCGATCCGGTCGCCGGCGACCGCGGCGACGAAGTCGGACAGGATGCTGATGGTGGCGACGGCCTTCGGGCGGGCGTCGTCGTCGGGGGCCGTGGAGGGCGCGCAGCCGGCCGCGACCACGAGAAGCAGCGCCAGGGCCCGGCTCACCGTCGTCCACCCCCGTCCACCGTCGAGACCTTCACGGCCGCGGCCAGTCGCCTACCCAGCGCGTGCTTGCGCCGTCCCGCTCGCACCCATACCGGACCCCCGAAGGGAGCCTGCTCGACGACGTCGAGGGCGACGCCGGGAACGATCCCGAGGTCGCCCAGGTACCTGAGTGCGTCCGGGTCGCGGTCGGACACCCGCTCGACCCGCACCCGTCCGGGGCCGGCTTCGTTCAACCCGGTGAAGGCGCGTTCGACGTGCTTGCCGCGACGAGGGGGGATCGGGTCGCCGTGTGGGTCGTGGGTGGGGTTGCCCAGCGCGGCCGCGATCCGCTCGATCAACCGATCGCTGATCGCGTGCTCGAGCACCTCGGCCTCGGCGTGGACCTCGTCCCACGGCACCCCCAGCGCCTCGTGCAGGTAGGTCTCCAGGAGGCGGTGGTGGCGGATAACGTCGAGCGCCGCCGTCTCGCCCTCCGGGGTGAGGGTCACCCCTCTGTGCCGCTCGTGGCGGACCAGGCCGCGTCCGGCCAGACGCCGGACCATGGCCGAGACGCTGGCCGGGGAGACCCGGAGTCGGTCGGCTATCTCGCCGGTCGTGGCGACCGAGCCGTCCTCGGCCAGGACGTAGATCGTCTTCAGGTAGTCCTGGACGGCCTCACTGGCCGCGCTCACCTGGGTAGCCATGTCTAAGTACCATT
Proteins encoded:
- a CDS encoding metal ABC transporter permease, coding for MNLYEVLVDPLLRYGFMRYGLAVAAIVGVTSAVLSCLLVVRRQALMGDAVAHAVLLGVAVGWVAAGHVGIFWGALIVGVLTGVAITFVERNSRVKLDAAMGIAFTFTFALGLAIISLLRPRGIDLFHVLLGNVLGVGPVDLALTAASGLLVIGVVVVLFKEFQLWSFDPVMAQASGLPVGALHYVFTALLSATIVAALQAVGLVLVIAMLITPGATAYLLADRLRSMMLIAAVIGLVSSVGGLYGSFYLDVASGPAIVIVASLVFVAVFLFAPRRGIVSRSVARRRTGRRTVEEDILKAVFTAEQEGGRTDTEALAGRTGHSPDDVTSRMDSLVRRGLLQGGATGAHSTSEGRDEAVRLVRAHRLIESYLAEAEGVPIDELHPEAERLEHSMSAEALEDIDRAMGRPAADPHGHPIPRQGARLGVITGRPLTDGRGGRVIMVRDDREDVLREMVALGILPMQEVTVVGATEAGMRVRIGGREAVLSEEVAARVFVTAEEGGDR
- a CDS encoding metal ABC transporter ATP-binding protein; its protein translation is MRLDVRDLTVSYGGAPALRSVRFSCGPGEVCGIVGPNGAGKSSLIKAVLGLVSADSGEIRVDGRAVDAVRSQIAYLPQRSEIDWDYPAVVSEVVTMGRYPHLGLGRRPRKRDHELVAEALDRVGMTDFAQRQIGELSGGQQQRVFLARALAQQARLLLLDEPFAGIDALTEQLLRRQIRQLRDEGATVVVVNHDLATVGGLYDRLLVLARRVVAYGPVHQVFNPQTISTAYGGVPASVGVEVQAARLTEESH
- a CDS encoding metal ABC transporter substrate-binding protein, coding for MSRALALLLVVAAGCAPSTAPDDDARPKAVATISILSDFVAAVAGDRIDVEPIVHVGGDPHTYEPVPSDPRRVAEADVVFRNGLGLERWLDRLIEGSRVVTLTEGLDATITQTGQYSGDPDPHLWMDPHLARGYVANARDALVELDPAGAQTYRDNADAYLRELDELDAWISEQVGTIPAPNRKLVTTHDAFRYFGQRYGLDVVGTIWSISTEREPSAEEVARLVDDVKAHAVPTVFIETTVNPRIMQRVARDAGVEVGEPLYGDSVGEPGSGADSYIGMMRANVRAIVSGLGGRTRG
- a CDS encoding metal-dependent transcriptional regulator; amino-acid sequence: MATQVSAASEAVQDYLKTIYVLAEDGSVATTGEIADRLRVSPASVSAMVRRLAGRGLVRHERHRGVTLTPEGETAALDVIRHHRLLETYLHEALGVPWDEVHAEAEVLEHAISDRLIERIAAALGNPTHDPHGDPIPPRRGKHVERAFTGLNEAGPGRVRVERVSDRDPDALRYLGDLGIVPGVALDVVEQAPFGGPVWVRAGRRKHALGRRLAAAVKVSTVDGGGRR